ATCCTTCTCCATCAAATTCCagctactttattctttttttaaagaacaggtaTGTTTTTACTGGACTACCTAATCCAGAAAGAAGCATGGTATGGATGGAtagaataaatgataaataatgcAAACATATACTatttgaaataaacagaaatgcatACATGGCTCAGTGGGTCACCTGGAAACAAGACTCTTGTTTGACTTTATTACTGAGCAAAAACAAAGCTCAATTACAAACACTCTTCTTTTTTTGACATGTATTTGGAGATAGATAGAAAGACACTAttgtacttgatttttttaaaaaactgatctTCCCTTAAGGTCTGATCAGAGAAGTGTAAACAATATAAATGACTCTACCACTCCAGTTGTCACATCACATCTATGTCACTTGTGCATTCTGagatcacacacacacctgccaaGGTACCTAGGAAGGGTGGTTATATCACAGTTACATTTGCGTTCTTAGCAGGCAGGACTGAAGAAGAGTAATTTGGAAAAAGTTTTACATCCTATTTAGAACAAATCACAtcttacttatttctttaaataacaggTTACAATAGATGATACGGCCTGAAGTCCTCCTTTATGATCTTTAGGACTTTCTCTCTCTAAGATCTAAGATCTCTagaacttctcatttttttcacgCCCTTCATCCACCTTTGGTTACTCACAGAGACCCAAGTGTATCTCCTGGGCCTTTGTTCTTACAAAACTTCAAGCACTTGATTCTCGATTTTGTGGTTACGGAGGCACAGCTAAGAGCGGAGAGTCTGTGGACTCTCTTGTGGACAACTTGACCCACAGAAGGGACTGTCATTTCACACTGTTCTTGGACATGGTACACACTTAACAAATGCTCGTCAAATGACTGAGTGCTTCCTGGAGTCCAAGACAGTGGACCCAGGTCACAGTGGTTGTCATACCTCAGTGGTCCCGTCTCACCTTCTGCTGTCACCATGCTGCATTCTCTTGTGCCAGTCTCTGCACGGAAAGCCCTCTCACGCCGTTTCTTCTGATCACATAATGTCTGTGGTTCATACTCCAATGGTTCATATTCCAACACAGGTAGGATTTTACATTTGTGTACTAATCACTGAGCAGTTTTAGAACTGCTTTCATATTACTTTTGAAACTAACATTAATGATGTGATGTGGAAAAGGGAATTACTATTACGCTGTTTATGGAATAATAAACTGaggaataaagacaattttatgaAGTCAAGTGTCTTTAAAAGAGTGTCTTAAGGTCTTAATCTAGGTGTAGAACCAGATTAAGAACCAGATCCTCTGACTGTGGACCAAAATTATTTCCCATCACACTACTTCTACACTATCTTCCTGTCATGACTCCGGAATGACACCTTTTGAGGAAACTTTTCCCAGGATCGTACATTAGAAAGCATTTCTCTCTCACCGGGGTTCCTAGAGCACTTTGTTTGTATCTCTCTTCTGGCGCAGGTCACATGCTATGCTCATTACAGTGTGTACTTCAGATTTTACTTAGAATTCTAGAAGTTTCTGAAGGGCAGAAACCATGACCTACATAGTTTTACTTCAAAGAATGTATAGCATAGTGTCTCGCACATAGAAAGAGCTCAGTAAAAGCaggatatgattttttttgtaacaaatgaacaaataaaagtaTTAGTTATCTTATTAACCAATTTAAGTGTCTTATCCTGGTTTTTGAGTAATTTGGGGCTGCATTACCTTGCATCTAGTAAAGGGGCCACACCCTTTCTGCCAACCTACAGGTATAAATAAAGATGGTCCAGGTATGAAGAGGAATTAATAGGTAGATGGAGACTCAGCTTCCCTGTTCAGGTCCCCTGGACAAAGTCTTGGCAACGCACACAGTTTCCCGAGCTCGAGGAGAGACTGAGTGTAAGTGGGCCTCCCGGGAAGAGGGTGGGGTGAGTGAGAAATATATTCTGCCCCGGCTCCAGTCTTGCTGCTATAATAGCTGCCATGCAGTCTGAGCAGAGACCAGACATGGACCTCCAGGAAGCACAAAAACATGCCAACCAGCCTGCCTCCCCATGATTAGCCTGTAGAATATTCCACTTTTGGATACAGGGCAAGTGGACCCCGGTAAGTGGCTGAAGGTACCAGAAGAGATCTGCTGGTCCCTAAAGAAAGCTCTGGGGAGGATGAGGAGAGGCTTGGGGAAATGGCTGCAGGCACTGTTGTCAGATGGGAGAAAGGGTACTTGTGGGGAATAAACGGGGAAATGAAGATTCAGTACATCTTTCCCCACGGCTGGGGAAATTTGGGCAGCTGTGAGATCTTTTGGATGTTGGACCAGGGCATAGAAGATATGTTTCCTGCTCCAGAAGAAGTCTATTGGTGTCTGAGTTTTCTCTTGAGAACAAGcacacaaaactgaaaaaaggtTCTACAGTTTACTGAAAGGATTTCTTTCCTTGGATCCCACAGAGATCCTGGAGCTCAGTACTGTGAATTCTGAAAACAAGGGAAACGGTAAGAGGGAATTCTGCATCTCTCCATAATACAAAATATAGCCTGCTCGGAGGTATATctgtggcaaaagaaaaaaaagtggaggagAATATAAAATATCAGGGTGAACTTGGATGTATGAAAGCACAACGTTAGAGAGAGTAGATAAGAAAGTGAGCTGTAACTCAGAGCTCTTCAAAGACGATAAATCCTGTTCCCCAGGATACATCCCTTACCTCTTTCCCCAGAatatgacaaaaaaataaaaatgggtgaGAAAGTGAGAATGAAAATGGCTACATGTGAGTAGCATGGGTGAGTCCAGTGTGACATAATATGataatgatataataataaatagCACTTATATACAGAATAACCATGGACCAATTCCCATGCCATGTGCTTTCTGTACATTATCACATTTATTCTCACAAGAAACCAATAAGGTAGGCATTTTTAACATTATACTGTTTTACACTAGCAGGTACTGAACTGTTACGTGTTCTCCTGGATGACAGCTAGCAGCCCCATGCTGACTCTAAAGTTAGTGCTCATAACTAGCATGCAAAGGTGAGTGTGTGGGAAATTGTGTGGCTGATGGTTCTGAAGGGAAGTCTCTCCATTCTTCCTACGGGGACAAGAAAGTGGGAAAACTCTCTGCTTTCTGCTACCAGAACCAGTTTTGCTTGAAAAGGTCGGGAACTGCTTACTAATGAACTATATCGGGGGGTGAAAGATGTCAGCTGGGATCCCGGTGGGGGAGACAGGATCTCTTTCCACCCAGCAAGCAGGGCAGAGCTCTGCTGATGGATGCTGCTGTGGAAAGCAGTTAGTGGAGCCAATCATATGCATCTTGGCCCTTCATTCCTCTGTCCCTGGCCATGAGCCATGGCCAGAAGATGTCTAGTCCAGTGGGATTTCAGGATGACCCTTGATTCGTCTCCCACCCTCTGTGTGTTAAGTGAACAGTACAGTGGACAAATTGCTTGGCTGAAAGAGTGAACAGTGATATTCTGGAAACAGGACATCAACTCAGTCTTTATGGATGAGTGTGGAATTTAGTGGAGATACacactgatttacatttttttaagagatgACACTGTGGTAACCTCTTTCCTTAACCACAGATTAAAATAATTGGACAGGCTCACAAACaattcttccctctgccttgtAAGAGCAGCCTATTCTTGTGCTGTGTTCATGTATGCTCCTGCCTCCCTTTTCCTTACCCTTCTAGGCAGTCTGCAGCAAAGGCTGATAGAGACCCTGACCTACCAGGTGATCAGAACCAAGGATCATATCCAGTGCTCTCTGACCTGCTGGACATGCTTGTCATGGAAGTGCCCTGGGGGTGCAAGTTGAGAGTGTGTCCAAAGATGTAGCCTGATGGGTGCCTCATGCCAGCAAAGATCCTGAAATCACAATCCTCTGCCCCTGGACTATTTCCTATGGATCCTCAAACTCTAAGAGACACATCGATTCACTTGTGAATCcatattcatttaatattcatgtGTTTGTCAGACACTATCCTAGGCATTGGATTGACAGTCATGAAGGAcgaggtttattgagatataatcaacaCATAACATCGTGTAAGATTAAGGTGTATAGTATGATGATTTAAgacacatatatattgtgaaataattacccaGTAAGGTTAGTTACCACctctatcacatcacataattttgatttctttgtgtgtatgatgaaaacatttaagatctactctcttaagtggggagggtatagctcagtggtagagcatgtgcttagcatgtaggaggtcctaggttcaatccccagtacctccattaaaaaataataataattttgaaaaaaaacttaaaataagtaagatctactctcttaacaactttcaagtatataattcaATGCTAACACCTATAGTCACCAGACTGTAccttagatccccagaacttattcaccTTATAACTGGAATattataccctttgaccaacatctccctgAGTTTTGAAAGATGCATTGTACAGGAGAGAGATCTCAATGCATGAGGGGGCTGTGCACCAGGAAATACTGCTGTTGAAGTATTTGACCCAGATTTGGTGAGATATCTCCTAAACATGATCTTGAATTTGAATCAGTAGATAAAGATTGGGGAATGGCCATGAGAGGAAAGAGTGTATGCAAACTGTAAGAATAATTATAGGGTGGTTGGGGAGCAAAACTATTTGAGTACATCTCAAGCATGGAAATCATTTAGAGGGTCACAAGAGATGAGGCCGGAGAAATGGGTAGGGATCCAAATATGAAAACTTCATCTAAAGTAACTGGAGAGTCATTAAGGAATTGTCCAAGagtattaccattttttaaataaccatagACTCTACTTTGAGGAAACTGTAGTGGAGCAAAGGACTACAGCCAATAGACCACCCCCAGATTAAACTTTGGAACTTTTACTGACATGATGTCATCTTCCACATTTCTTTACAGGAAGGAGAAATATATTTGTGCTGTGAGTCCCTAATTAAACAGAGATCTGAAACCAACAAAGGAGATATTATCAGTCCACATTCATGGACAAAGGAGCTAAGAATGACATGGAGAGTGACATCCAAATATTCCATCAGGTGAGTGAGAGGTAGGGATGGGAGTGCACTTAGATTCTGGGAGACTTTcataaaaaacacagaaaaagtttTTGATCAAAATGTGTTCCTCACATTTAAAGATTCCCAGGAAAGACTGATTTACAACCTTATTTTGGTCTCCTATCTGATGCCATAGTCATCTTCACTATTTGTGACGTTGTCGTAGAGGACTTCAATACCTCCCAGCGCCCTCAGTCATGCTGGGGAGAAACATCACTGTGCTCAGTGAGTTCATCCTGGTGGGCTTCCCCACCGCCCCCTGGCTGCAGGTCctgctctttttcctcttccttgtggTCTACCTGCTGGTGGTCCTAGAGAATCTTGTCATCATGCTCACTGTCTGGGCCACTGGCTCCCTCCATAAGCCCATGTACTATTTCCTGAGTAGCTTGTCCTTCCTGGAGGTCTGGTATGTCTCCGTCACAGTCCCCAAGATGCTGGACGGCTTCCTCCTGCAGAGACGGCGCATCTTCTTCACAGGGTGCATGACCCAGCTCTACTTCTTTATCTCGCTCGCGTGCACGGAGTGTGTGCTCCTGGCagccatggcctatgaccgctatgtggccatctgccaCCCTCTCCAATACCCGGTCATCATGACCACAGCTTACTGTGTGCGGCTGGTGGCTGTCTCCTATGTGAGTGGTTTCATGGTCTCTGTgatcaaggtctatttcatttCACATGTTGCCTTTTGTGGCTCCAATATCATGAACCACTTTTTCTGTGACATCTCACCAATACTCAAGCTGGCCTGCAAAGACATGTCCACGGCTGAGCTGGTGGACTTTGCCTTGGCTATTGTCATTCTTGTCTTCCctctcaccaccaccatcctctcCTACGTCTACATTGTCTCCACCATCCTGCACATACCCTCCacccagggaaggaagaaggccttctccacctgtgcGTCCCACCTCACTGTCGTCGTGATTTATTACACAGCCATGATTTTCATGTATGTTCGGCCCAGAGCTATCTCATCGTTTAACTCCAACAAACTCATCTCAGCCGTGTATGCAGTCCTCACACCCATGCTAAATCCGTTCATCTACTGTCTGAGGAACCAGGAAGTCAAGAGTGCTATCAGAAAGACTGTGGGGGTTGGCCAGTGCCTTCTGCTCAGCTGAGCCCTCCTGCCCAGCAAGGATGTCCTTCCCAGGACACTTATCGTGCTTGTGCATATTTGCTTGGGCAATAGATCTGGAGTCTTAAAGCAACCACAgcatttaaaaagtcttaaagcaaccacagcattaaaaaaaaattaaaaattgaaacacattttgaaagacaaaaattgaGTACACATTATGTATCACTTTAATCCGAAATACATTTAATGTGCACTCTATacaatttaataaattctttgaGAGAGTAATAGTAAATGTTAACATATGTAAAATGGTGTTATTAGCCCTTTATACCTAATAAACTATTCTCATAACACCTGTATGAATTAGTTATGTTTAATTACTTGATTTTAAAGatcaggaaactgaaacacaTAGAGATTTAAATCAGTCATCCAAGATTGCACactgtattaaaatataaaagctattAATGAACCCAGAGAGTCTAACTTTATAACCCACTGTACCAGACTGTATCTAAGAGTCTGTGATAACAGCTCTAAGGGATACTTTTGTCAACAAGCATTGATGTCTGGAAGGAATGAGCCATTCAGTACATAAGATACGTGTAGCTGTGATGATAAATGATAATGGTGAGGTagtgatggtgatgacagtgctgtttgtgattacactgggttGGTGATGATGGACTATTACTGATATTCataataatgttgagcatttcCCAGTTCTCTCCCAATTTTAGCCTCATTACAGGGGTGGGATTGGTTTCATGAGATATGAAAGAATCAATATTACTGCAAATTTTGCAATTGATATGTGTCTTGAGACACTCTCTTTTGGGATCTTAGATTCTTGTGGACTTTCATGCTATACCATGACTAGTAAAACCAAAGTCATGGGATATCATTACATCAGTGTTTGCCTGAGCTGAAACCCTCAAAACATCAGTATATGGCATACATCCTACATACAAGTTAGgtgaaaaacaaatgcaaaattttcTAAGACAACCGCAAGTAGTAGATACCACTGGGGGACTCTGCTGACCAGGTAGGAAAATATAGAACACCAAGGAGAATTCTACAAAATTGAGCAAACTGAGactaaaatatgaaagaaataatcagaaagagCTACCCTGATGCTATACCTTGTCCATTTGAAGTTGGAGTCTAAAGTTGGTCTTCTAATTTTGACCTAAGCCCCCCTTGATATGTTATTCAACATTCCTGGACTAAACTTTCTTGTATATTGCTACTCATATATTGTTACTCTGCTACTTAAGAATTCTCAATTTGAATTAAATAGGACTTACtcattctattattattttagaatcaCTCTAGCATTAATGAAACTCAATAATACCTAATCTTTTCCCCACCTACACCAAttcaacctaattttttttttactgatctCCAATATGAAACATCCATTCTGATATTAGTCCCAGTGGACTCAATAATTATACTATattaattcttatcttttttattgttgtatttgatagttgatttacaatgttgtgttaatttctggtgtacagcatagtgattcaattatatatatatacctttctATATTCTTCAtcgtaggctattacaaggtgtcaaacatagttccctgtgctatacagtaggaacttgtttatctgttttgtatatagtaattaatatctgcaaattccaaactttcttaacttcattcattcattcactgtttCTTGAGCCCCTAAAATGGTCAACAACAACTGCAAAAACAGACACGGATTCTTCCTTCAAACAGCTCAGAGATGAGTAGAGAAGATGAAGGCGCAATTACCTTCAGTGTTAGTAAGTGTGATGATGTGAGTGCAGGGTTCTATGGAGGCAAATAATGGGTAGACCCAGGATGATCAGAGAAAATGCTCCAGCAGAAGTAGCATGTAGACTAACACTTGAAGGAATCAGCCAGATGAAAAATGGTGGACAGTACTAATGATCAGGTGTTGCAAACTGGGAAAAGGCCAAGCGTGAAGACAACGGCACACTCAAACACACTCAAAGATCATTAACACAGAGTGACATAATGAAGAAGGGATCATGCAAGGAAGTAGCGTCATGTTTACCGACCCAAATCTTACCAGCCTGTGAATTTCCTCTTACTGTATAGGTTTATGGATGCGTCATCAATTCTGCAGAGGCAGTTTCAGTTTCTGCAAGTACTAGTGTTGCTGCAAAACCAGCCTCTGTGCCCCAAAGATGGACTGAGACTTGGAGGCAGTTTGGGAGAATCCAAAGAGAACAGCTGTACTGCTTTGCCAGGCAGAGGAGAATCACCTCAGGCTAATGCCTCAGAGACTGAGTCCgccttggggttggggtcttgaggttttattagaaaaactggatggaacagaaaaggtttTAAGCATCAGGGCGTTTTACAGGgtgctacattcctcttaacctcgatcatcttcctggtgcagggaGGAAATGATCGGCCCAttacctccttcctggagcatagcCCCTGGGTTAAAGCTATTGTCTAAGGAATGTAAGGGAAAAGTTTGGGAGTTGTTTAGTAcaaaagcagtaagggagagaaaCCAAATTGCAGGATTTCTTAGTCAAAAGAaatcagcaaacagttttagCATCAGGGAGTTAGTTTGTTTGCTGCTCCTTCACTAGAACTTCCCCTTGTTGCATTTCTACCAGGTGAACGGCAGTCAGGCAGTCACGAGTGAGGCAGCGACAAGGGGAATCGACTTTCAATACTTGGCCTTCATTGTAGCATCTTTTCATTCTGAACAATTGACGGAAGTTTGTGTTTGAATATCGGTAGGTTGTGAGTTTCTCTAGGGCAGAAAACTAACCTTATGCATCCTTCAATCTACATTATCGGCCACAGTCCCTGACACTGTAGGCGCCTGTGCTGGTTACTGTCTATTTCCCACCCCCCAGGTTTAAGTTAGTTTACTGCCCAGAACTactccttctcttttccccttttaggTTGCATTTCTTCTCTTATCGGAGTAAATAAGACTATAAGATCTGTAGAAGAACTACcccaatatattttatatattttcccagGTGCTTCTCTTTTACTCACTCAGGTTTACTATCTTCTAATAAAAACATAACTAGGCTTTTAAAACAGCCTCACTGGCAATTGGGTAAGTGGCAAAATATTGGGAAAGTAGATGGTCTTGTGAGGCAAATATTTAGCTCAAAACTCTGGCATTACCAACTGTtagctttgtttttcagtttcttttttgtttttttccatttaaaaaaagttaactgtggttcactttttaaaaaaatttttttactgaagtgcagttgatttacaatgttaatttaaggtatagagcaaagtgatttagttatacatagacgtacacatttttttttaaatttcagattcttttccattatattatatagcaagaaattgaatatagttccctgtgctatacagtagctccttgttgtttatctattttatatatagtaacatgtgtctATTAATCCCCACCCCCTAATTTATCATTTCTCACCCTTagtttggtaatcatagtttctTTTCTACAGGACTTCAATTTCTTtgagattcagtttcctcatttgtgaaatgtgGGTCAAAAGTtggtatgaggattaaatgaaaatgaatacacgtGAAGGCACCTGGTGCAGCGTTTGACATATACTGCTGTATTATCCAACAAAATACAAAGTACAGGACTGCTCATAATATCTTTAAAACTCAGCTGGAGTCTGAAGTCTTCTATGACACTTCTGTTTTTTTCAACTTCCAGCTTGTGCTGATTTGTCCCCACGCCTGTTGGGAAGAAATGACCTCTACCTCGGCTTACATTCTGTTCAAGGTGATGATATCTTGGTTATAACACTCTTTAGACTTTGTCTTATACTGACAATGATTCAAATACACATATTATTTCCCATACTTGATTGTAAGTTTCTTTATGACTCACAATTACTAAAAATGATCATGTATTCAGtgatcaataaaaatttaaggaaTAAATCCCTACCTGAATGTATCTCATACTTCCATACCGTTCAAATTTTCTGGCATAGTTCCAAGTTTTAAACATTCTGTTCTCCTCCAACTCTTTTTTAGACTGAGGCAAACATCATGCATTAGTTCTTCATATCCATTTCAATATTTTCTAACATGCTAAGGCTGGAAAGCTTAAAACTACAGTTATTGGGCTTTCATTCATGTTTAGGTTGGCTCCTGTATGTTGCATTTATATGACACATTGATTCACACATAAATCACatgcagagggaggcaggctgcGGGATATCCACTGAGCTGGTGTGGATTACGGCTAAAGTCCTGGAACCAGCAGATTCTGGTGCATCAGCCCTGGAGAGGAAGCAGCTACAGCAGCCACTTGCTCTATTGTTGTTGAGACAAGGGGGTCTGGAGGTTGAAAGTTGTTCCTGGGTTTCAGCCCAAACCCCCGAACCCAGCCCTCACAATGATTTTACAAACTCTCTTTCTGCTTAAACTAGCTAAGGTGACTTCTATTATTTGTAACACAACACTGACTGATGCAATCACCCTGagaaaattgtttatttatttagaaatttgatttccttatttggaaactgggaataataatacattttatagagCTGCTGGAAGTGTTAGATTAGATAACATATGTGAAGTCTTTAGAACATGGCAGGCACACGACTTATTCATGTTAGTCTCAGTTTCCTGCAAAGAGTTGTTCTTGCTCTTATGTATTCACAGAAGTCCCTACAGCCCTACCAATGGCaatccttgaatttttaaaatatagggaTGGCCTTAGTCATTTGGTTCACAGGGGTGTTTTGAgttaaaggatttatttatttatttatttataacatttttttattgagctataatcattttacagtgttgtgtccagtgtagagcacaatttttcagttgtacatgaacatatatatattcattatcacatttctttctctgtgagctaccataagatcttgtatatatttccctgtgctatacagtataatcttgtttatctattctacatttttaaatcccagtctatcccttcccagccccctcccctttggcaaccacaagtttgttttctatgtctatgagtctatttctgttttgtatttatgttttgttttgttttgttttgttttagattccacatgtgagcgatctcatatggtatttttctttctctttctggcttacttcacttagaatgacattctccaggaacatccatgttgctgcaaatggcattatgttgtcattttttatggctgaatagtattccattgtataaatataccacatcttatttatccagacatacagaccaatggaacagaatagagagcccagaaatgaacccacaaacttttggtcaactaatcttcaacaaaggaggcaagaatatacaatggaataaagacagtctcttcagcaaatggtgttgggaaaactgaacagcagcatgtaaagcagtgaagctagaacactcccttacaccatacacaaaaataaacttaaaatggatcaaagacttaaacataagacaagatacaataaacctcctaggagaaaatacaaaaattatctgacatacatctcaaaaatgttctcctaaggcagtctacccaagcaatagaaataaaagcaagaataaataaatgggccCTAATTacacttacaagcttctgcacagcaaaggaaaccataagtaaaacaaaaagacaacctacaggaatgggagaaaatttttgcaaatgaaaccgacaaaggc
This Camelus ferus isolate YT-003-E chromosome 10, BCGSAC_Cfer_1.0, whole genome shotgun sequence DNA region includes the following protein-coding sequences:
- the LOC102522025 gene encoding olfactory receptor 6, with protein sequence MLGRNITVLSEFILVGFPTAPWLQVLLFFLFLVVYLLVVLENLVIMLTVWATGSLHKPMYYFLSSLSFLEVWYVSVTVPKMLDGFLLQRRRIFFTGCMTQLYFFISLACTECVLLAAMAYDRYVAICHPLQYPVIMTTAYCVRLVAVSYVSGFMVSVIKVYFISHVAFCGSNIMNHFFCDISPILKLACKDMSTAELVDFALAIVILVFPLTTTILSYVYIVSTILHIPSTQGRKKAFSTCASHLTVVVIYYTAMIFMYVRPRAISSFNSNKLISAVYAVLTPMLNPFIYCLRNQEVKSAIRKTVGVGQCLLLS